The following are encoded together in the Myxocyprinus asiaticus isolate MX2 ecotype Aquarium Trade chromosome 7, UBuf_Myxa_2, whole genome shotgun sequence genome:
- the hand2 gene encoding heart- and neural crest derivatives-expressed protein 2, translated as MSLVGGFPHHPVMHHDGYSFAAAAAASRCHEESPYFHGWLISHPEMSPPDYSMAPSYSPDYSTGAPGLDHSHYGGVPGAGAVGMGPRPVKRRPTANRKERRRTQSINSAFAELRECIPNVPADTKLSKIKTLRLATSYIAYLMDVLDKDDQNGEAEAFKAEFKKTDSKEDRRKKDMNDVLKSSGSSNDKKTKGRTGWPQHVWALELKQ; from the exons ATGAGTTTAGTTGGAGGTTTTCCCCACCACCCGGTGATGCATCATGACGGTTATTCCTTCGCTGCTGCAGCAGCTGCCAGTCGCTGTCACGAAGAAAGTCCCTATTTCCATGGGTGGCTTATTAGCCATCCGGAGATGTCTCCTCCAGACTACTCAATGGCACCCTCGTACAGTCCCGATTACTCAACCGGAGCACCCGGGCTCGACCACTCGCACTACGGAGGAGTTCCGGGGGCTGGCGCCGTTGGAATGGGACCTCGCCCGGTGAAACGTAGACCCACGGCAAACCGAAAGGAGAGGCGCAGGACTCAGAGCATCAACAGCGCCTTCGCAGAACTAAGGGAATGCATTCCCAACGTGCCCGCGGATACGAAGCTGTCCAAAATCAAAACACTTCGCTTGGCCACAAGTTACATTGCTTATCTTATGGACGTTCTGGACAAAGACGACCAGAACGGGGAAGCAGAGGCCTTCAAAGCGGAATTCAAAAAGACAGACTCCAAAGAAGACCGGCGAAAGAAGGACATG aatgACGTATTGAAAAGTTCAGGGAGCAGCAATGACAAGAAAACCAAAGGGAGAACTGGTTGGCCGCAGCATGTCTGGGCACTGGAACTGAAACAATGA